The stretch of DNA GCTAAATAAAAAACCGAGCTGCCTGGTAATCAGATGCTCAGACGTGTTCAATCCGCATATGCTGCGCACTTGTGAAGCAGGGAAAGCAGTTAATCGTGGACTCTGCTGTGTACTGAATGCTTTGAAAAAATTAAACATAAGATTCTCTCAGTTAAACCAAGATTATCTGTTCCATTGATAAATATGGTATGGCGTATAAGTAGTTGCGCTAATATTTCCTGTCCAAGCACAATGCCGCAGTTACAACGACAAGAGGGAAGGAAGAAGAAGGACAGTCGTCTTATTCTTAAGTGTTCCAATAACCAGAGCAGCAGAGATTGAGGAGGCTTTGGTGTTTATCTGGATGTAAGAATAAGTTGCATGCATAATGGCATCTCTAACAAGTTGGATTAATTTTAAACTGATACAGAATGTACTGTTACTATACATGATGAAGAGATTGTTATCAACATGAAATATGCATTCCCTAAACGACTTGATTAAGGAATGTGTGAGTCTGACAATAACTTAAAAGCAAGACTGGGATTCAATCTTTTTGCCAACTAAAATGCCGACTGAGAAATGGATTTCAGCCTTTGCGGGAAGCGTTGTTGCGTAAATAGAATCACAACTATTTGTCTTTGAGAACAAAGTGAAGCAATCTGAACTTGTACAAAATAAGGAACTTGCTTCGCTAACGCTCGCAAAGATGATTTTTTGTGCACCCATATTTATTTACGCAACAATGCCTTGCGGGAATGACAGAACAGCAGTGGCCTATCGCTCAGGTGACTGTTTCAAGGCCGCTTGAGCCAATCGCTGTCCGAGGCGGCGCGCCAGAACAATTTCATCTTCTGTTAAAGGGCATTGATTATCGAGTCCCGCCACATGTGAAGCGCCGTAGGGTGTGCCTCCCGATTGAGTCGTGTTAAGCGCCGCTTCCGTATACGGGATCCCTAAAATCATCATGCCATGATGCAGCAAAGGCATCATCATACTGACTAATGTCGTCTCCTGGCCGCCATGCATGGAGCCGGTGGAAGTAAATACACAGGCTGGTTTATCCACTAAAGCGCCTGACAGCCATAATGCAGTGCTTGAATCAAGGAAATACTTAAGCGGTGCCGCCATATTCCCGAAACGAGTAGGGCTGCCCAAAGCCAGGCCGCTGCAATGCTGCAAGTCCTCGAGACTGGCGTAGGGTGCTCCTTCTTCCGGAATCTGAGGAGCTGTCGCTTCACAAGCCGGCGAGACGGCTGGAACTGTTCGCAGGCGAGCCTCAATCCCATCGACGCTTTCAACGCCTCTGGCAATGTATTTGGCCAACTGCGCGGTGGCTCCCTTGCGAGAATAATATAAAATCAAAATATAGGGTTTTTGCTTCATTACAGAACTTCCTCGCTGATTTCCTGAACGGGGGAATGAAAAGGAGATGCCAGTCGAATGGTCGATTTGACAATCCAGAGCACCCAGGCGCTAAACGTCAACCCGCCTACAGCCAGCAGCATGGGTAAACTGGCGCCTACTTGGGCTATCATCCCGGTGAAAAGAGAAGTCAGGCCAAAACATAAGGCCATAATCGAGCCGGTGACACCCATAACCCAACCCTGCTCTCTGGCACTTACCAGATGAGAAAAAATAGTCAGAAGCACTGAATAGGCAACCGACAAGCTAATACCGATGATAAAAGTAGCGGCCCATGCAACCCAGGCTTGTTCTGCCAATAGCATAATCAGCACTTGAGATGCGGTTATCAATAACCCAATAATCACTACCCGGTTATATTCAAAGCGCTTAGTGCAAAAATCAACAATATAGCCGCAGCCAATACTAAACCCAAGTCCCATAAATGCCAGGAAAAAGGAGTTTTCCATTACTGAATAATGATAATACTGGAACAGATACATGGGAATGAATGAAAAATAGTTACTCCAGCCAAAAATCATGATCAAAAGTACCACAGAATATTTGGCAATTTTGGGATGTTTAAAGGCTGAAATAATAATGTTGATGGAATGATGCCAGCGAATATTAATTTTCTCATTGCCTGCAGTGAAGGTTTCTTTAAATGAAAATGCCAGAATGATCGCGTTAAACAGCGAGATCGCCGCAGCAAAATACATTGGTGTGGAAAAATTAAACCAGCTTACCAGGCGTGAGTCTGAAAGCAGGCCGCCAAAAACCGGTCCGAGCACAAAGCCTAAGGAAACCGCCAGGAGGATCCAGCCGATATTTCTTGCCTTATTATCCTCGGAACTGACATCCACTATCGCAGCCTGCGCAATAGGCTGACTACCAGCCGTAAATCCTGCAATCATTCTGCCGAGAATCAAAGCCCAGAAACTGCTGCACATAATGGCGATTGCCGATAGCAAATAGCCCAGGAAAGCTCCCACCAGGCAAATCATCAATGATTTTTTACGCCCGACATTATCAGAAAGATCACCCAACACAGCCGCCCCAAAAAACCAGCAGAGCATAAAGATGCCAATGGTCAGTCCATAATAAAAATCGCGCATGCCTTCGCTGAGAGAAGCCGGCAGAAAGCCAGAGCCGGGCTCGATAATGATGGCATTTAATATGGGAAATAATAAACCCAATCCCATCCCATCGATAAATAATACTAAAAACAAAGGCAGAATTGCCGTCAGTGATTTTTGCTTTGTCATAATTCAATCCTAAAAAGCACTCTCATACCCGCTAAAATGGTTATTAGCCACATGAGAGAACAGGAGCGCTACATTCTTGTAACAATCCTGACATGGAAGCGTCAGGTACTTTGATATGCACCAAGGCATAATATGGAATTAGTTGTTCATTTTCTTAGCCAACCAAAAAAGAGGACAACAGTCAGGAGAACTGATGACACTCTATATTAGCAAGAAGTTTGACGGATAGCCATCTATTAAAAATCAATGTATAATAAGTGACCTTTTTCGAGACTATTCATTCGCTCTACAAAAGCACTTTGCCCAATTTGTGAAAATTAGCAGTCGGGCCAGGATGATTGGCGGCTATTGGTAATACCATCTGCGAATGCTCTCTTTGTTGTGTTAATTGCCATGTCACAGCCTTTAATTAATATTTCCCGGAAGCAAGCTCTATACTTTGCAGGTTTCCTTGTCCTGTACCAATTCCTGACCTACATTGCCAATGACATGATTATGCCAGGAATGATTCAGGTGGTTGCTTCATTTAATGGTTCAGAAGCAGCCATCGCTACGTCTTTAACTGTGTATATCCTGGGGGGAGCCAGTCTGCAGCTTTTTTTAGGCCCGCTCTCGGATGCATTCGGCAGACGCCCGGTCATGCTGGTCGGAGTCGCTTTGTTTGGAATTTTTACATTACTCATTGCCGCCTCACACTCGATGACCCAGTTTTTAATCGCCCGCTATTTTCAGGGAATGGGGTTATGTTTTATTGCGGTGGTGGGCTATGCCACTTTGCAGGAAATTTTTGCAGAAATGGATGCTATTCGTTTAATCGCTGTTTTATCCAATGTTGCCTCTCTGGCTCCTCTTATTGGGCCGCTGGCTGGTGCCGTCTTCATCCTGTTATTTCACTGGCGG from Legionella quinlivanii encodes:
- the wrbA gene encoding NAD(P)H:quinone oxidoreductase, which produces MKQKPYILILYYSRKGATAQLAKYIARGVESVDGIEARLRTVPAVSPACEATAPQIPEEGAPYASLEDLQHCSGLALGSPTRFGNMAAPLKYFLDSSTALWLSGALVDKPACVFTSTGSMHGGQETTLVSMMMPLLHHGMMILGIPYTEAALNTTQSGGTPYGASHVAGLDNQCPLTEDEIVLARRLGQRLAQAALKQSPER
- a CDS encoding MFS transporter, yielding MTKQKSLTAILPLFLVLFIDGMGLGLLFPILNAIIIEPGSGFLPASLSEGMRDFYYGLTIGIFMLCWFFGAAVLGDLSDNVGRKKSLMICLVGAFLGYLLSAIAIMCSSFWALILGRMIAGFTAGSQPIAQAAIVDVSSEDNKARNIGWILLAVSLGFVLGPVFGGLLSDSRLVSWFNFSTPMYFAAAISLFNAIILAFSFKETFTAGNEKINIRWHHSINIIISAFKHPKIAKYSVVLLIMIFGWSNYFSFIPMYLFQYYHYSVMENSFFLAFMGLGFSIGCGYIVDFCTKRFEYNRVVIIGLLITASQVLIMLLAEQAWVAWAATFIIGISLSVAYSVLLTIFSHLVSAREQGWVMGVTGSIMALCFGLTSLFTGMIAQVGASLPMLLAVGGLTFSAWVLWIVKSTIRLASPFHSPVQEISEEVL